One region of Bosea sp. 29B genomic DNA includes:
- a CDS encoding aldehyde dehydrogenase family protein, which translates to MTTSLPNDALALLKRLGVPESAYAGAGLSARSPITGETVATLRETSPAEAETAIGRAQSAYLAWRKVPAPRRGEFVRLLGEELRAAKADLGLLVTLEAGKVTSEGLGEVQEMIDICDFAVGLSRQLYGLTIATERPNHRMMETWHPVGVVGVISAFNFPVAVWSWNAALAFVCGDSVVWKPSEKTPLTALAVQAITLKTMKRFGPEAPIGLSEILIGGRELGDTLVQDHRVPVVSATGSTRMGKEVGQKLAARFARAILELGGNNAAIVAPSADLDIALRGIAFAAMGTAGQRCTTLRRLIVHESVYDQLVPKLAKVYGSVKIGDPREAGILVGPLVDEAAYQGMQKALSEAKTEGGKVHGGEKVDVGSGGFYVRPALVEMPRQCGPVERETFAPILYVMKYKTLAEAISLQNAVGAGLSSSIFTLDMREAETFVSGEGSDCGIANVNIGPSGAEIGGAFGGEKETGGGREAGSDAWKAYMRRATNTLNYGTTLPLAQGVSFDVDA; encoded by the coding sequence ATGACCACCTCCCTTCCGAACGACGCCCTCGCCTTGCTGAAGCGCCTCGGCGTGCCGGAGAGCGCCTATGCCGGCGCCGGCCTTTCCGCCCGCTCGCCGATCACCGGCGAGACGGTCGCGACGCTGCGCGAGACCTCCCCGGCAGAAGCGGAAACTGCGATCGGCCGGGCCCAGTCCGCCTACCTCGCCTGGCGCAAGGTGCCGGCGCCGCGGCGCGGCGAGTTCGTCCGCCTGCTCGGCGAGGAACTGCGCGCCGCCAAAGCCGATCTCGGCCTGCTGGTGACGCTGGAAGCCGGCAAAGTCACCTCCGAGGGCCTCGGCGAGGTCCAGGAGATGATCGACATCTGCGACTTCGCCGTCGGCCTGTCGCGCCAGCTCTACGGTCTCACCATCGCGACCGAGCGCCCGAACCATCGCATGATGGAAACCTGGCACCCGGTCGGCGTCGTCGGCGTGATCTCGGCCTTCAACTTCCCGGTCGCAGTCTGGTCGTGGAATGCGGCGCTGGCTTTCGTCTGCGGCGACAGCGTCGTCTGGAAGCCGTCGGAAAAGACCCCGCTGACCGCGCTCGCCGTGCAGGCGATCACCCTGAAGACAATGAAGCGCTTCGGCCCCGAGGCGCCGATCGGCCTGTCGGAAATCCTGATCGGCGGCCGCGAGCTCGGCGACACCCTGGTTCAGGACCATCGCGTTCCGGTCGTCTCCGCTACCGGCTCGACCCGGATGGGCAAGGAGGTCGGCCAGAAGCTCGCCGCCCGCTTCGCCCGCGCCATCCTCGAGCTCGGCGGCAACAACGCCGCGATCGTGGCGCCGTCCGCCGATCTCGACATCGCCCTGCGCGGCATCGCCTTTGCCGCCATGGGCACGGCCGGCCAGCGCTGCACCACTTTGCGCCGCCTGATCGTGCATGAGAGCGTCTACGATCAGCTCGTGCCGAAGCTCGCCAAGGTCTACGGCTCCGTGAAGATCGGCGATCCGCGCGAAGCCGGCATCCTGGTCGGCCCGCTGGTCGACGAGGCCGCCTATCAGGGCATGCAGAAGGCGCTGTCCGAGGCCAAGACCGAGGGCGGCAAGGTCCATGGCGGCGAAAAGGTCGATGTCGGCTCCGGCGGCTTCTATGTCCGTCCGGCCCTGGTCGAGATGCCCAGGCAGTGCGGCCCGGTCGAGCGCGAGACCTTCGCCCCGATCCTCTATGTCATGAAGTACAAGACGCTGGCCGAGGCGATTTCGCTGCAGAATGCGGTCGGCGCCGGCCTGTCCTCCTCGATCTTCACCCTCGACATGCGCGAGGCCGAGACCTTCGTGTCCGGCGAAGGCTCGGATTGCGGCATCGCCAACGTCAATATCGGCCCGTCCGGCGCCGAGATCGGCGGCGCCTTCGGCGGCGAGAAGGAGACCGGCGGTGGCCGCGAAGCCGGCTCGGACGCCTGGAAGGCCTATATGCGCCGCGCCACCAATACGCTGAACTACGGCACCACGCTGCCGCTGGCGCAGGGCGTCAGCTTCGATGTGGATGCGTGA
- a CDS encoding acyl-CoA dehydrogenase: MAEAARKTAQSHKLAEFNWQDPFLLDDQLNEDERLIRDTARDYAQEKLMPRVADAYLEEKTERGIFNEMGELGLLGVTVPEEYGCAGANYVSYGLVAREVERIDSGYRSMMSVQSSLVMYPIYAYGDENQRKKYLPKLASGEWVGCFGLTEPDAGSDPGGMKTRAEKVADGYKLTGSKMWISNSPIADVFVVWAKSAAHDNQIRGFILEKGMKGLSAPKIGGKLSLRASITGEVVMDGVIVPEENLLPNVSGLKGPFGCLNRARYGISWGAMGAAEDCFHRARQYGLDRKQFNKPLAQTQLYQKKLADMVTEITLGLQGSLRVGRLLDAGQMAPEMISLVKRNNCGKALDIARQARDMHGGNGISIEYHVMRHAANLETVNTYEGTHDVHALILGRAVTGLQAFF; encoded by the coding sequence ATGGCCGAAGCCGCGCGCAAGACCGCCCAGAGCCACAAGCTGGCCGAGTTCAACTGGCAGGACCCCTTCCTGCTCGACGACCAGCTCAACGAGGATGAGCGGCTGATCCGCGACACCGCGCGCGACTATGCGCAGGAAAAGCTGATGCCGCGCGTGGCTGACGCCTATCTCGAGGAGAAGACCGAGCGCGGCATCTTCAACGAGATGGGCGAGCTCGGCCTGCTCGGCGTGACGGTCCCGGAAGAGTATGGCTGCGCCGGCGCCAACTACGTCTCCTACGGGCTCGTCGCTCGCGAGGTCGAGCGCATCGACTCCGGCTATCGCTCGATGATGTCGGTGCAGTCCTCGCTGGTGATGTACCCGATCTACGCCTATGGCGACGAGAACCAGCGCAAGAAGTACCTGCCCAAGCTCGCCTCGGGCGAATGGGTCGGCTGCTTCGGCCTGACCGAGCCGGATGCCGGCTCCGATCCCGGCGGCATGAAGACCCGGGCCGAGAAGGTCGCCGACGGCTACAAGCTGACGGGATCCAAGATGTGGATCTCGAACTCGCCGATCGCCGACGTCTTCGTCGTCTGGGCGAAGTCGGCCGCGCATGACAACCAGATCCGCGGCTTCATCCTCGAAAAGGGCATGAAGGGCCTCTCCGCCCCCAAGATCGGCGGCAAGCTTTCGCTGCGCGCCTCGATCACCGGCGAAGTCGTCATGGACGGCGTGATCGTGCCGGAAGAGAACCTGCTGCCGAACGTCTCCGGCCTCAAGGGCCCGTTCGGCTGCCTCAACCGCGCCCGCTACGGCATCTCCTGGGGCGCGATGGGCGCCGCCGAGGACTGCTTCCACCGCGCCCGGCAATACGGGCTCGACCGCAAGCAGTTCAACAAGCCCCTCGCCCAGACGCAGCTCTACCAGAAGAAGCTCGCCGACATGGTGACCGAGATCACGCTCGGCCTGCAGGGTTCGCTGCGCGTTGGCCGCCTGCTCGACGCCGGTCAAATGGCGCCGGAGATGATCAGCCTCGTCAAGCGCAACAATTGCGGCAAGGCGCTCGACATCGCCCGCCAGGCCCGCGACATGCACGGCGGCAACGGCATCTCGATCGAGTACCATGTCATGCGCCATGCGGCGAACCTCGAGACGGTCAACACCTATGAGGGCACGCACGACGTCCACGCGCTGATCCTCGGCCGGGCCGTCACCGGGCTGCAGGCGTTCTTCTGA
- a CDS encoding DinB family protein, translating into MIDTAYVATMARYNRWQNRSLYAAADMLTDEARRQDRGAFFRSIHGTFCHLLWADQTWLSRFAGTPKPAVPNRESASMIADWEELKVARRDFDETIRGWAEDLSPEWLAGNVTWFSGLTGSEMTMQAPILVMHLFNHQTHHRGQAHAMLTAAGAKPEDTDLMLVELRG; encoded by the coding sequence ATGATCGACACGGCCTATGTCGCGACCATGGCGCGCTATAATCGCTGGCAGAACCGCAGCCTTTATGCTGCTGCCGACATGCTCACCGACGAGGCGCGCCGGCAGGACCGCGGCGCCTTCTTCCGCTCGATCCACGGTACATTCTGCCACCTGCTCTGGGCCGACCAGACCTGGCTCTCGCGCTTTGCCGGCACGCCGAAGCCGGCCGTGCCCAACCGCGAGTCCGCCTCGATGATCGCGGACTGGGAGGAGCTGAAGGTCGCGCGCCGCGATTTCGACGAGACAATCCGGGGCTGGGCGGAAGACCTCTCGCCGGAGTGGCTTGCGGGCAATGTGACCTGGTTCTCCGGTTTGACGGGAAGCGAGATGACGATGCAGGCGCCGATCCTCGTCATGCACCTCTTCAATCACCAAACCCATCACCGCGGCCAGGCTCATGCCATGCTGACGGCGGCGGGAGCGAAGCCTGAAGATACCGACCTGATGCTGGTCGAGCTGCGCGGCTGA
- a CDS encoding LysR family transcriptional regulator: MNSEIVPGRLSVPSLSALAAFEAAARHGSFTRAAEELNLTQGAVSRQIALLEQNLGLKLFERVKKRVSLTPAGGAYAAEVRDGLSRLAAATLSAMAFRGGAGLLHLAILPTFGTRWLIPRLPRFTEAHPGVTINFSTKLVPFDFAHDAADAAIHFGLPVWPGARLHRLMGEEVVPVAAPALVARAGIREAADLLRQPLLQQSTRPRAWANWLEQQGLPPERALMGPRFEQFAMVAQAAVAGLGVAIVPRILVEEELRSGALVIPVDRPVRGPEGYYLVYPEAKASLPAVIAFRDWLVGECEGMN, translated from the coding sequence ATGAACTCGGAGATCGTTCCCGGCCGCCTCTCGGTGCCCTCGCTCTCGGCGCTCGCCGCCTTCGAGGCGGCGGCGCGCCATGGCAGCTTCACCCGCGCCGCCGAGGAGCTGAACCTGACGCAGGGCGCGGTCAGCCGCCAGATCGCGCTGCTGGAGCAGAATCTCGGCCTGAAACTGTTCGAGCGCGTGAAGAAACGCGTCAGCCTGACGCCGGCCGGCGGCGCCTATGCTGCCGAAGTGCGCGACGGGCTCTCGCGTTTGGCGGCTGCGACGCTCTCGGCGATGGCCTTTCGCGGCGGCGCCGGCCTGCTCCATCTCGCCATCTTGCCGACCTTCGGCACGCGCTGGCTGATCCCGCGTTTGCCGCGCTTCACCGAGGCTCATCCCGGCGTCACCATCAATTTCTCGACCAAGCTGGTGCCCTTCGACTTTGCCCATGATGCCGCCGACGCCGCCATCCATTTCGGGCTCCCGGTCTGGCCCGGCGCGCGGCTGCACCGTCTGATGGGCGAGGAAGTCGTGCCGGTCGCGGCCCCGGCGCTGGTGGCGCGGGCCGGTATCAGGGAGGCCGCCGATCTGCTGCGCCAGCCCCTGCTGCAGCAATCGACTCGGCCGCGCGCCTGGGCCAACTGGCTGGAGCAGCAGGGCCTGCCGCCGGAGCGGGCGCTGATGGGCCCGCGCTTCGAGCAGTTCGCGATGGTGGCGCAGGCGGCAGTGGCGGGGCTCGGCGTCGCCATCGTGCCGCGTATCCTGGTCGAGGAGGAATTGCGCTCGGGCGCGCTCGTTATTCCGGTCGATCGGCCGGTGCGCGGCCCGGAAGGCTATTACCTCGTCTATCCCGAGGCCAAGGCGAGCCTGCCGGCGGTGATCGCCTTCCGCGACTGGCTCGTCGGGGAATGCGAGGGGATGAACTAG
- a CDS encoding GNAT family acetyltransferase, producing the protein MTLFSRLLYSGIAGSLLLASLLLMAVAISGTFTGFRTGEGALDTMLDGIGLVIIAVAVADVGKFLFEEEVIADRELRRPAEARGSLTKFMTIIIVALSLESLVLITKAARDKPADILFPALLMLVAVAALVGLGLFQKLSQHATAAIPDDVGDEEDERKPDEPARGRLQRPKRRTTEA; encoded by the coding sequence ATGACCTTGTTCAGCCGCCTGCTCTATTCCGGCATCGCCGGCTCCTTGCTGCTGGCGTCCCTGCTGCTGATGGCGGTCGCGATCTCAGGTACTTTCACCGGCTTCCGAACCGGCGAAGGCGCACTCGACACCATGCTCGACGGGATCGGACTGGTGATCATCGCGGTCGCCGTCGCCGATGTCGGCAAGTTCCTGTTCGAGGAGGAGGTCATCGCCGACCGGGAATTGCGGCGGCCGGCGGAAGCTCGCGGCTCCCTGACCAAGTTCATGACGATCATCATCGTCGCGCTCAGCCTGGAATCGCTGGTGCTGATCACCAAGGCGGCGCGCGACAAGCCGGCCGACATCCTGTTCCCGGCCCTGCTGATGCTGGTCGCGGTGGCGGCGCTGGTCGGGCTCGGCCTGTTCCAGAAGCTCAGCCAGCATGCGACGGCGGCTATCCCTGACGATGTCGGGGACGAAGAGGACGAAAGGAAGCCGGACGAACCCGCGAGGGGAAGACTCCAGCGGCCCAAACGGCGAACAACCGAGGCCTAG
- a CDS encoding CaiB/BaiF CoA-transferase family protein — translation MSNTPPLAGLRVLELARILAGPWIGQLLADLGADVVKVEAPEGDDTRKWGPPFVEGAGDEHLSAAYFHSANRGKRSITADFRTEEGQALVHRLAAHADVAIENFKVGGLVKYGLDAASMRKAYPRLIYCSVTGFGQDGPYAPRAGYDFLVQGMGGPMSVTGEPQGAPMKAGYAVADIYTGLYATTGILAALRRRDATGEGAVLDMALLDAQVAVLGNQAMNYLTSAKAPQRLGNAHPNIVPYDVFPVADGHIIIATGNDGQWRKLCEVVGDAGFAAEPDYLDNRSRVANRVALTVRLNALTGRFAKLDLLAKLEAVGVPAGPINTIEEVFADPQVKARGVRVDLKNPAAKAGSTPTVASPIVLDGVRQVASRPSPRLGEHAEEILNDPAWGGPHNG, via the coding sequence ATGTCCAACACCCCTCCCCTCGCCGGCCTGCGCGTCCTTGAACTGGCGCGCATCCTTGCCGGGCCCTGGATCGGCCAGCTGCTTGCCGATCTCGGCGCCGATGTCGTCAAGGTCGAGGCACCCGAGGGTGACGACACCCGCAAATGGGGGCCGCCCTTCGTCGAGGGCGCCGGCGACGAGCATCTCTCGGCCGCCTATTTCCACTCGGCCAATCGCGGCAAGCGTTCGATCACGGCCGATTTCCGCACGGAAGAGGGCCAGGCGCTGGTTCATCGCCTCGCCGCCCATGCCGACGTGGCGATCGAGAACTTCAAGGTCGGCGGGCTCGTCAAATACGGGCTCGACGCCGCCTCGATGCGCAAGGCCTATCCGCGGCTGATCTATTGCTCGGTCACCGGCTTCGGCCAAGACGGCCCCTATGCGCCGCGCGCCGGCTACGACTTCCTGGTCCAGGGAATGGGCGGCCCGATGTCGGTCACCGGCGAGCCCCAGGGCGCGCCGATGAAGGCGGGCTATGCCGTCGCCGACATCTATACCGGTCTTTATGCCACCACCGGCATCCTCGCCGCGCTGCGCCGGCGCGATGCGACTGGCGAAGGCGCGGTGCTCGACATGGCGCTGCTCGATGCCCAGGTTGCCGTGCTCGGCAACCAGGCGATGAACTACCTCACCTCCGCCAAGGCGCCGCAGCGCCTTGGCAACGCCCACCCAAACATCGTGCCCTATGACGTCTTCCCGGTGGCGGACGGGCACATCATCATCGCCACCGGCAATGACGGGCAGTGGCGCAAGCTCTGCGAGGTGGTCGGCGATGCCGGCTTCGCAGCCGAGCCCGACTATCTCGACAACCGCTCACGCGTCGCCAACCGCGTCGCCCTGACGGTGCGCCTCAATGCGCTGACCGGCCGTTTCGCCAAGCTCGACCTCTTGGCGAAGCTGGAGGCGGTCGGGGTGCCGGCCGGCCCGATCAACACGATCGAGGAGGTCTTCGCCGACCCGCAGGTCAAGGCCCGTGGTGTGCGCGTCGATCTGAAGAACCCGGCGGCCAAAGCCGGCTCGACCCCGACCGTCGCCTCGCCGATCGTGCTCGACGGCGTCAGGCAGGTCGCGAGCCGTCCGAGCCCGCGCCTCGGCGAGCATGCCGAGGAAATCCTGAACGATCCGGCCTGGGGAGGGCCGCACAATGGCTGA
- a CDS encoding LysE family translocator — MIDTSNLIAFILLAFGMVLTPGPNMIYLISRSIAQGPASGLISLGGIALGFVFYVFCAAFGITALLFAVPFAYDALRLAGAAYLLWLAWQAVRPGGSSPFHVRELKHDGPRKLFMMGFLTSLLNPKIAMFYLALLPQFIDPAAGSVLAQSIILGFIQITVSVSVNTLITFAAGGIAVFLRTRPFWALVQRWVMATMLAGFAVRMAAEARR, encoded by the coding sequence ATGATCGATACGAGCAACCTGATCGCCTTCATCCTGCTCGCCTTCGGCATGGTCCTGACGCCGGGGCCGAACATGATCTACCTGATCTCGCGCTCGATCGCGCAGGGGCCAGCCTCCGGGCTGATCTCGCTCGGCGGCATCGCGCTCGGTTTCGTCTTCTATGTCTTCTGCGCCGCCTTCGGCATCACCGCACTGCTGTTTGCAGTGCCTTTCGCCTATGACGCGCTGCGGCTGGCCGGCGCGGCCTACTTGCTCTGGCTCGCCTGGCAGGCGGTCCGGCCCGGCGGCAGCTCGCCCTTCCATGTCCGCGAGCTCAAGCATGACGGGCCGCGCAAGCTCTTCATGATGGGCTTCCTGACCAGCCTGCTGAACCCGAAGATCGCGATGTTCTACCTGGCGCTGCTGCCGCAATTCATCGATCCGGCTGCAGGCAGCGTGCTGGCGCAGTCGATCATCCTCGGCTTCATCCAGATCACGGTCTCGGTCAGCGTCAACACGCTGATCACCTTCGCTGCCGGCGGCATCGCCGTGTTCCTGCGCACGCGCCCGTTCTGGGCGCTGGTGCAGCGCTGGGTGATGGCGACGATGCTCGCTGGCTTTGCCGTGCGCATGGCGGCCGAAGCGCGCCGCTGA
- a CDS encoding aminotransferase class V-fold PLP-dependent enzyme: MSVANGRVLLAMPGPTNIPDRVLQAMIRPAEELASRTIVDLTETLLEDLKAVFRTTGETFLYAANGHGGWEAALTNVLSRGDKVLVLSSGRFAIGWGEMARFMGADVEVLAGSWRAAVDPAAVEERLRQDKDHAIKAVLTVQIDTASGVVNDIQAIRRAIDAAGHPALYMVDGVAALGCMPFDMDDFGVDVAMSASQKGLMTPPGLAFVAANGKALHSHRQANMRTPYWDWTARMDPLLYMKHCGTPPEHLMFGLRAALDMILTEGLEAAWRRHALLAAATQAAMSKWAEGQVLSFNVVEPSQRAPSVTTILVDGDPTVITDYAREVCGVTLGLAIGDLTGKAFRIAHMGHVNAPMVLGSLSAVEMALQAKAIPHGEGGVAAAIAYLGAHAREVAA; this comes from the coding sequence ATGAGTGTTGCCAATGGCCGGGTCCTGCTCGCAATGCCGGGCCCGACCAATATTCCCGATCGCGTCCTCCAGGCGATGATACGCCCGGCCGAGGAGCTCGCCTCGAGGACGATCGTCGATCTGACCGAAACCCTGCTGGAAGACCTCAAGGCTGTCTTCCGCACGACGGGGGAGACCTTCCTCTACGCGGCCAACGGCCATGGCGGCTGGGAGGCAGCGCTGACCAATGTCCTCTCGCGTGGCGACAAGGTGCTGGTGCTCTCCAGCGGCCGCTTCGCCATCGGCTGGGGCGAGATGGCCCGGTTCATGGGTGCCGATGTCGAAGTGCTCGCCGGCTCCTGGCGCGCGGCGGTCGACCCCGCCGCGGTGGAAGAGCGCCTGCGGCAGGACAAGGACCACGCGATCAAGGCGGTCCTGACGGTCCAGATCGACACCGCCTCCGGCGTGGTCAACGACATCCAGGCGATCCGTCGCGCCATCGATGCCGCCGGCCATCCGGCGCTGTACATGGTCGACGGCGTCGCCGCGCTCGGCTGCATGCCGTTCGACATGGACGACTTCGGTGTCGATGTCGCGATGTCCGCTTCGCAGAAGGGGCTGATGACACCGCCCGGCCTCGCTTTCGTCGCGGCGAACGGCAAGGCTTTGCATTCGCACCGGCAGGCGAATATGCGCACGCCCTATTGGGACTGGACCGCGCGGATGGACCCGCTGCTCTACATGAAGCATTGCGGCACGCCGCCCGAGCATCTGATGTTCGGCCTGCGCGCCGCGCTCGACATGATCCTGACCGAAGGCCTCGAAGCAGCCTGGCGACGCCACGCGCTGCTGGCGGCTGCGACGCAGGCAGCGATGTCGAAATGGGCTGAAGGCCAGGTCCTGAGCTTCAACGTCGTCGAGCCGTCGCAGCGCGCCCCGTCGGTCACCACCATTCTCGTCGACGGCGATCCGACCGTCATCACCGACTATGCGCGAGAGGTCTGCGGCGTCACGCTCGGTCTCGCCATCGGCGATCTCACCGGCAAGGCCTTCCGCATCGCCCATATGGGCCATGTCAACGCGCCGATGGTGCTGGGCAGCCTGAGCGCTGTCGAGATGGCGCTGCAGGCAAAAGCCATCCCGCATGGGGAGGGCGGTGTCGCGGCCGCTATCGCCTATCTCGGCGCTCATGCGCGCGAGGTGGCGGCGTGA
- a CDS encoding methyl-accepting chemotaxis protein, whose amino-acid sequence MQTASAATYLTQLRLRVGGALTLLLWLFVPATLLATFATGTVEHLPPLLTTIGLAALATLVWRRDPAGMATQIVLSLGATCSALAFTYALKGAEWHEAGHAVLLIMLTLSAGWCAWQPLVAVTIVALGHVAILHSSLPQAGLALQDDALFFACVLIQLGLLLWIIQQQNRTLATAGDMAAEARRDATVQAEELNQAQLRDMEREAARRQTTRDIVAGFNTQFLATLDTVLQDIRDLKGRAASLNEIADIANGEVTAVASTSEESSRNVSDVATATEQLSTAITAIDRQLATTQALVADMNGSARTTAGSVDVLDQAVQRIDGIVALIRGIAEQTNLLALNATIEAARAGDAGKGFAVVAGEVKSLSHQTAIATQDIAGQIAEIKQAASGVVETIAKLTAGMADMDERTISIAAALEEQGQMTHVISRSIAEVATGTEYLAQTTNNIRGSANQTHEVASAVLASTTALEGKAEELESAVHQFLQRVSAA is encoded by the coding sequence ATGCAGACCGCTTCCGCCGCGACCTATCTGACGCAGCTGCGATTGCGTGTCGGCGGGGCCCTGACCTTGCTGCTCTGGCTCTTCGTGCCGGCGACGCTGCTGGCCACGTTCGCGACCGGCACCGTCGAACATCTGCCACCTCTGCTGACGACGATCGGGTTGGCAGCCTTGGCGACCCTCGTCTGGCGGCGCGACCCGGCCGGCATGGCAACGCAGATCGTCCTCTCGCTGGGAGCGACCTGCAGCGCGCTCGCCTTCACTTATGCGCTCAAGGGAGCCGAATGGCACGAAGCCGGCCACGCCGTGCTCCTGATCATGCTGACGCTCTCGGCCGGATGGTGTGCCTGGCAACCGCTCGTGGCGGTCACCATCGTCGCACTCGGCCATGTCGCCATTCTCCACTCATCCCTGCCTCAAGCAGGCTTGGCCTTGCAGGACGATGCTCTCTTTTTCGCCTGCGTCCTCATCCAGCTCGGCCTTCTGCTCTGGATCATCCAGCAACAGAACAGGACCCTCGCAACCGCCGGCGACATGGCCGCCGAAGCGCGCCGCGATGCCACGGTGCAGGCCGAGGAGCTGAACCAGGCGCAACTGCGGGACATGGAACGCGAAGCTGCCCGGCGCCAGACGACTCGGGACATCGTCGCCGGCTTCAACACGCAGTTCCTCGCGACGCTCGACACGGTTCTGCAGGATATCCGCGACCTGAAGGGCCGCGCCGCCTCCCTGAACGAGATCGCCGACATCGCCAATGGCGAGGTCACCGCCGTGGCCTCGACCTCGGAGGAATCCTCGCGCAACGTCTCGGACGTCGCCACCGCAACGGAACAGCTTTCGACCGCGATCACGGCGATCGATCGCCAGCTCGCCACCACCCAGGCGCTGGTCGCCGACATGAACGGCAGCGCCCGGACCACCGCCGGCTCGGTCGACGTGCTCGACCAGGCAGTGCAGCGCATCGACGGCATCGTCGCCCTGATCCGCGGGATCGCCGAGCAGACCAATCTTTTGGCCCTCAACGCAACGATCGAGGCGGCGCGCGCCGGGGACGCCGGCAAGGGCTTCGCTGTCGTCGCCGGCGAGGTCAAGAGCCTGTCGCACCAGACCGCGATCGCGACGCAGGACATCGCCGGGCAGATCGCCGAGATCAAGCAGGCGGCCTCCGGCGTGGTCGAGACCATCGCCAAACTGACCGCCGGCATGGCCGACATGGACGAACGGACGATCTCGATCGCGGCGGCGCTGGAGGAGCAGGGGCAGATGACCCATGTCATCAGCCGCAGCATCGCCGAGGTCGCGACCGGCACGGAGTATCTGGCGCAGACCACCAACAACATCCGCGGCTCGGCCAACCAGACCCATGAGGTCGCGAGCGCGGTGCTCGCCTCGACCACGGCGCTCGAAGGCAAGGCCGAAGAGCTCGAAAGCGCCGTTCACCAGTTCCTGCAGCGCGTCTCGGCGGCTTGA
- a CDS encoding FAD-binding oxidoreductase encodes MSSASASADIVIVGGAAIGSSVAYHLASDPGFKGKVIVTEKDPTYRLSASALSAASIRQQFSSAVNIRVSLFGIDFLRNIGQHLSVDGEAPSIDLHEGGYLYVAGDEGRKVLQQNQALQQQEGADVALYAAEMLRSKFGWLNTSDLLCGTYGVSGEGWFDGWALLQAFRKKARALGVEYRQGEVTGYVVEGGRVTGVELTDGSRIACAAAVNASGTHGAGLAATAGVAIPVKSMKRYVYSFTCKGEVDNCPLLIDTSGAYVRPEGKRGNEGQMFICGSSPPEELDREWVETDADVEDVDWSFFEEYVWAPLAHRVPAFEAIKPGRAWAGPYDMNGLDGNAILGPAVGVPNLYLANGFSGHGLQQSPAVGRGLAEHIVNGRYLTLDLADLGHERIVAGTPLREANII; translated from the coding sequence ATGTCTTCCGCCTCAGCCTCGGCCGACATCGTCATCGTGGGAGGCGCCGCGATCGGCTCCTCCGTCGCCTATCACCTTGCCAGCGATCCCGGCTTCAAGGGCAAGGTCATCGTCACCGAGAAGGACCCGACCTATCGGCTCTCGGCCTCGGCGCTCTCGGCTGCCTCGATCCGCCAGCAGTTCTCCAGCGCGGTGAACATTCGCGTCTCGCTCTTCGGCATCGATTTTTTGCGCAATATCGGCCAGCACCTCTCGGTCGATGGCGAGGCGCCGTCGATCGATCTGCACGAGGGCGGCTATCTCTATGTCGCCGGCGACGAGGGCCGTAAGGTTCTCCAGCAGAATCAGGCGCTTCAGCAGCAGGAGGGCGCCGATGTCGCGCTTTATGCTGCAGAAATGCTGCGCAGCAAATTCGGCTGGCTGAATACCTCAGACCTCCTCTGCGGCACCTATGGCGTCAGTGGCGAGGGTTGGTTCGACGGCTGGGCTTTGCTGCAGGCCTTCCGCAAGAAGGCGCGTGCGCTCGGCGTCGAATATCGCCAGGGTGAGGTCACCGGTTATGTCGTCGAGGGCGGCCGCGTCACCGGCGTTGAGCTGACCGATGGCAGCCGCATCGCCTGCGCCGCCGCGGTCAACGCGTCGGGCACCCATGGCGCCGGGCTCGCCGCGACTGCCGGCGTCGCCATCCCCGTCAAGTCGATGAAACGCTATGTCTACAGCTTCACCTGCAAGGGCGAGGTCGACAACTGCCCGCTGCTGATCGACACCTCCGGCGCCTATGTCCGCCCGGAAGGCAAGCGCGGCAATGAGGGGCAGATGTTCATCTGCGGCTCCTCGCCGCCGGAGGAACTCGACCGCGAATGGGTCGAGACCGACGCCGATGTCGAGGATGTCGACTGGTCCTTCTTCGAGGAATATGTCTGGGCGCCGCTTGCCCATCGCGTGCCCGCCTTCGAGGCGATCAAGCCCGGCCGCGCCTGGGCCGGCCCCTATGACATGAACGGACTCGACGGTAATGCCATCCTCGGCCCTGCCGTCGGCGTGCCCAATCTCTACCTCGCCAACGGCTTCTCCGGCCATGGCCTGCAGCAATCCCCGGCGGTCGGCCGCGGCCTCGCCGAGCATATCGTCAACGGTCGTTACCTTACGCTCGATCTCGCCGATCTCGGCCATGAGCGCATCGTCGCCGGCACGCCGCTGCGCGAGGCGAACATCATCTGA